A region of the Rhizobium binae genome:
GCGGCCTGCCATGGCCAGGCATCGGCCGACGATTTCCACGAGCTGCGCAAGCGCACCTATGATTACCGGCTCTATCACGCCCTCCTGCGCGACGTGTGGCCGGGTGCGATGAAGACCAAGCGCGACGCGGCCGAGGACCTCGTGGAAGATCTCGGTCATGTCCACGATCTGGCGGTCCTTTCCGAATTGGTCGAGGCCGAACCGCAGCTCTTCACCCGCAATGACGACCTGACCCATCTGCTCGACGCGATCATCTTCCGTCAGCAGGAGGAGCGGCGCCGAGCACTCGTCAAAGCCGAAGCCGTCTTCGCCGACGATCCCGACGAGGAAGCGGAGCGCATCGAGCTTCTCTGGCTGGCGGCGCGGAACTGAGAGGCGGCCGTCATTTGCGAATGCAATTGCGTCTCCGGCCGATTTTCTGTATTTCCCGACCATGACCGACAGCCTGACGCACACCGGCCCGTTCCTCGTAGCGGCGCTCTACCATTTCGTTTCAGTGCCGCGCTTTGCGAGCATGCAGGCGCCGTTGCAAGCGCTTTGCGAAGAAAACGGCGTCAAGGGAACGCTGCTTCTGGCGCATGAGGGTATCAACGGCACGATCGCGGGACCGGATTCCGGCATCGGCACCGTGCTCGCCTTCCTGCGTGCCCAGCCGGAATTTGCGAGCCTGGAGCACAAGGAAAGCCGCGCGTCGAAAATGCCTTTCCTGCGCCTGAAGGTGAAGTTGAAGAAGGAAATCGTCACCATGGGTGTCGAAGACATCGACCCCAACAAGGTGGTCGGCACCTATGTGGCGCCTCAGGACTGGAACGCGTTGATTTCCGACCCTGATACGATCGTCATCGACACCCGCAACGACTATGAAACGGCGATCGGCACGTTTCGCGGCGCGCTCGACCCGAAGACGAAGACGTTCCGCGAATTTCCAGATTGGGTGCGCCAGAATACCGGTCTGCACAACAAGCCGAAGATCGCCATGTACTGCACCGGCGGCATACGCTGCGAGAAGGCCACGGCCTTCATGAAGGCTGAGGGCTTCGATGAGGTCTATCATCTCAAGGGCGGCATCCTCAAATATCTGGAGGACGTCCCGCAGGAGGAAAGCCTCTGGGATGGCGCCTGCTTCGTGTTCGACGAACGTGTTTCGGTCGAGCATGGGCTGAAGGAGGGCGAACACAAGCTTTGCCACGCCTGCCGCAATCCGATCACCGCCGAGGAAATCACCTCGCCGCTCTACGAGGAAGGCGTTTCCTGCAGCCACTGTTATCACGCGCGCACCGAGGAAGACCGGCTGCGCTACCGTCAGCGGCAGCATCAGATCGCGCTGGCAAGAAAGCGCGGCCAGCGCCATATCGGCAGCTAAGCTGTCCGGGTGGACGGGGTTGCTGCCTGCGAGTTTCGCCGTCAGGCCGCGCCGAGACGGCGCAGGCTCGACGGCTCCGCAGCACGAAGCTCGTTGAGCATGTCAGTAATTCGCTCGGCCACCATCGGCTTTCCGAACAAGTAGCCTTGCAGGCAGTCGCAACCGAACAGGCGCATGGCGACGGCCTGTCCCTCGGTCTCGATGCCTTCAGCCGTCACCGGGATGTCGAGCGAGCGGGCGAGCGCCACCGTTGCCTGCAGCATTTCGCGCTGGCGCTTGTCCTCGTTGACGCCCATCACCAACGAGCGGTCGATCTTGATGCGGTCGAAGCCGAACTGCCTGAGATAACCGATCGAGGAGAAGCCGGAGCCGAAGTCGTCGAGCGCCACTTTCACTCCCAGCCCCTTCAGCCGTTCGATCGACTGGCGAGTGCGCTGCGGATTCTGGATCATGTAGCCTTCGGTGATCTCCAGCGTGATGCGGCTGGCCTCGATCTCCGTCTGCTTCAAGACATAGCGCACATAGTCGGTGAAGGCGGGATTGCGGAACTGGCCGGGCGAGACGTTGACCGAAACGTTGAGTTCCGGCCATTGTTTGGCCGTCTCGCAGGCTTTGCGCAGCACGAACAGGCCGAGCGATTCGATCAGGCCGCTGGTCTCGGCGATCGGAATGAATACTTCGGGCGAAACAGGGCCATGGCCCGGGCGGTTCCAGCGCACGAGCGCCTCGACGCCGGTCAGCGCCTGCGTGGTTGCATCGACCAGTGGCTGATAGGCAAGCGTCAGGTCGCCGCTTTCGATGGCGTTTCTGAGATCGAGCTCCAGCGCATTGCGCTGCTCGCGGTCCGCATCCATCGACGGATCGTAGAGCGTCATGCGCGCGCGGCCGGCCTCCTTCGCCTTGTACATGGCAAGATCGGAGCGGCGTACCAGTTCCTCGCGCTCGATCGTACCGGCAGGCGACATGGCGATGCCGATGCTGGCCCCGACGACAACAACGCGGCGACCAATCTCCAGGGGGTCGACCAGAAAATCGAGGATTTGCTCGGAAAGCTGCAGCGCGGCGGCATTCTCGCCGTCGGAGAGAAAGGCGATTGCGAACTCGTCGCCGCCGATGCGCGCGAGCACCGCGCCTTGCGGAATCAATACTTTGAGCCCGGCCGCAACCGCCCGGATCAATTGGTCGCCGGTGCCGTGTCCATAGCTGTCATTGACTTCCTTGAAACCGTCGAGGTCGAGATAGAGGAGCAGAACATTGCGCTTGCTCTGACGGGCTTCGGCGACAAAACGGTCGACGGCGAGCCCCAGGCCGTCGCGATTGGACAGCCCGCTCAGCCTGTCGCGCAGTGCCTCCTCGCGAGCCATGTTTTCCTCCGCCTTCAGGCGGCGGCCGGCGAACCAGCCGATCGCGAGCAGCACCACGAAGAACATGCCGACCAGACCGAGAGCCTCGATGACCATCGGCCGCACCTGGGCATAGGCCACATTCCCCGGTGAACGCGAGGTCCAGACGAGTTTGCCGAGCGTCGCCCCCATCGGATCGACGATGGGCACGAGATAATCGGCTTTGAACGTCGCCGGCGCCAACCTTAACCCGCCGATGACGTAGGTCTGACCGAGCGCGCTCACCCTCTCGTCATCGAGATGACGGGCGAAAATGAGATAGCGATGTAGACCGGCAGGCACATCGAGCGCCCCGGATTTTTGCCGTACCAGCGCCACGCCGGCAGCGGCAATCCCCCGTTTGGTGCTGACGAAACCGACGGCCTGAGGTATGTCCGCGGGGCCGGCCGCTTTGACCGTATCGAGCAGCTTCCAGAGAGAAGGCGCGAAGAAATCCGTGAGCGCCTCCTCCATCGGCTTGCCGTCGCGATAGGCGATGATCGAATTCTTCGCGTCATCGATGACGACCGCCATATCAAAAAGCGAACTGTTGACCGACATCTCGCCATAGTTGCTGACCGTCCACGCCATTCCATCAGGCGCGTAAACATTGGCGGCCGCATCGTCCCAGGCGGCATAATCGTCGAGCGTCGCCCCGAGTTGATCTTCGAAGGTCTTCAACGCGCCGATGGTCGTTTCACGCGAGCGCTGGTCATCTAGGACATTGGCATTTTCAGCCACGCGTTCAATTGCCGTCAACACCATGATAGTTGCGACCGCGACGATGACAGCAAAGGAGAACAGGACGACCGTGACGGTGATGTGACGGCCTATTCCCGATCTCTTGCCCTGCGATTTTCCGAGTATCTGCATTACCACTCCCTGACCAAAGGACTTTGCCAGCCAAGGGTTCAGAAACGTTTAAGCAACCGCCTGTTGCAGATATCGTCGCGCTATTTTTTGACAGGATTCGCGTTCAGATCTCACCCGGCCTGTGATTGCCTTTGGGAAATTGTGCCGCGAGGTCGCGATACCATTTGCCGCTCTTCTTCACCGTCCGCAGCTGTGTCTCATAATCGACATGCACGAGGCCGAAGCGCATGCGGTAGCCTTCCGCCCATTCGAAATTGTCCATGAGGCTCCAGGCGAAATAGCCGCGCATGGGGTAGCCGTCCTTGATGAGGCCGGCCACGACATCGAGATGGTCGCCAAGATAGTCGAGGCGCATCGTGTCATCGACCTCGCCATCGGCGACAGCTGTGTTGTCGCAGGCACCGTTCTCGGTGATGTAGCATTCCGGCAGATCGTAGCGGCGGTAGAGATCCTCGGCCAGGAGCCTCAGGCCCGGCGCATAGATTTCCCAGCCGATGTCGGTCTTGACGTCGCTAGCCGGCCGCGCTTTCACGGTCCAGGGAAAATCGCTCCTGCGATCGGTATCGTCGGCGACGCGCTCGGGCGTGTAATAATTCAGACCCCACCAGTCGAGCTTCTGGCTGATCAGCTTCAGGTCACCGTCCTCGATGACAGGCATGCGGTCACCGAGCGCCTCGACGAATGCCTTGGGATATTCGCCCTTGAAGACTGGGTCGAAGAAGGCGCCGTTGTGGAACTGATGCGCGCGCTCGGCGGCGGCGAGGTCGGCAGGGCTGCTGGATCCGGGAATGATCGAGGCGGCGTTGAGCACAAGCCCGACCGGAACGGTCGGGGACTCCGAACGGATCGCTTCGACGCCGAGGCCGTGCGCAAGGTTCATATAGTGCATGGCGTGAAGGGCGGCCTGCATGTTGCGCTCGCCCGGCGCATGGAATCCGTAGAGGTGGCTGAGCCAGACGATGCACCAGGGTTCGTTGAAGGTCGCGACGGCATCGAGGCGGTCACCAAGCCGGTTCATCACCGTCTTGGCGTAGCGCTGATAGGCGTAGGCGGTCGAACGCGCCGTCCAGCCGCCGTCACCGGCTAGCAGCAGCGGCAGATCCCAATGGTAGAGCGTTGCGAAGGTCTTGATCCCGCGCGCCTTGCAGCCGTCGACGAGCCGATCGTAGAAATCGAGACCGGCCTCATTCACCGGACCCGTGCCGTCCGGGACGATGCGCGGCCAGGCGATCGAGAAGCGATAGGCCTCGACGCCCATCTCCTTGATGAGATCGAGATCCTGCTCCAGCCGGTTATAGTGATCGCAGGCAACGTCGCCATTATCGCGATTGTGGACGCGCCCGGGCATGTTGCAGAAAGCGTCCCAGATGGATGGCTTGCGCCCGTCGGCCTTGCTCGCACCTTCGATCTGGAAGGCGGCGGTGGCGACGCCAAAGGTGAAATCGCCAGGAAAGCGGTCTGCAAGCGTCTTCGCATCGATCATCTGTAAATTCCGGTCTCTTAGCGTTTGAATGGATCGTTTAGGCTCGGATTTAGCCAAGGCGGAAAACAAAGTACAGGTCCGGCAGCCGAAAACTGCAACGTTACAGCAAGCCGTGAAGCGGTGGAGTCTGCAGCATTTCGTCGCGCTCATCCGCCGCGATCTCCGACGCTGACGCTCTCATAATGTGAACGTCAGAACTCGTGACTTGCCGCCGCGCGCGATCACCGACACAGCCAAGACATCGCAAACATGAAAGGAAGCCGCTGCTGTCTTCGACCAATCTGCGGCAGCCGCACCTGCTGAGCCTCCTGCGGATCATCTCGTCGCTCGTGTTGTTCAGCCACGGCAGGCAGAAGATCCTGCATTTTCCGGCCGCGGCAAGCGTGCCGCCGATCGGCTCGCTCTCCTGGATTGCCGGGCTGATCGAACTCACCCTCGGCTTCCTGGTCCTGGTCGGATTCCAGACCCGCATCGCAGCCTTCGTACTCTCGGGGCTGATGGCCTTCGCCTATTTCATCGGCCACGCGAGAAGAGCCTTTATCCCGTGCAGAACTGCGGCGTTGCGGCGATGCTGTTCTGCTTCGTATTTCTCTATCTGGCGGCGGCGGGCGCCGGGCCGCTCAGCGTCGACAGCCTGATGAAGCGCAACCGCGCTGCGGCCTGACGAATGACGGACAGACCAAGGCGGCCAATGGCCGCCTCGGCGTTTTCACGGGGTCCACCCGATTCCAGGCGCGGATCGCCAAGCCTCAGAGCTTCACCCAGGCGCCGTTTTTCCTGGACGAGGCAACACAGGCCTCCACGAAGGCCACACCCTTCACGCCGTCGTCGACGGTCGGATAGACCACCCCCTTGTCAACCGCTGTGCCCTTCTTGCGGGCGTTGATCGCATGTGCGGCTTCCGTATAGATCGTCGCGAAGGCCTCGAGATAACCCTCCGGATGGCCTGAGGGTACGCGTGTAACACGGCCGGCGGCCGCACCGGCGCCGGCCCCGCCACGGGTGATCAGCCGCTTCGGCTCGCCGAAAGGCGTGTACCAGAGGTAATTCGGATCCTTCTGCGTCCATTCCAGACCACCCCTGCTGCCGTAGATGCGGACCATCAGGCCGTTTTCATGGCCGGGCGCGACCTGGCTGCACCAGAGCATGCCCTTAGCCGGCTTCTCCGAGCCCTTAGCCTTGAAGCGCAACATCACATGGGCATTGTCATCCAGCCGGCGTCCGGGCACGAAACTGTCGAGATCGGCCGCCAGACTGTCGAGTTCCAGGCCTGATATGAAGGAGGCCAGGTTATAGGCGTGCGTGCCGATATCGCCGGTGGAGCCACCGACGCCGGACTGGGCGGGATCCGTGCGCCAGGCGGCCTGTTTCTGGCCGGTCTGCTCGACCGCTTCCGTCAGCCAGTCCTGCGGGTATTCAGCCTGGACGACCCTGATGTCACCGAGTTCGCCGTTGGCGATCATCTCGCGCGCCTGGCGGACCATCGGATAACCGGTGTAATTGTGCGTCAGCACGAAGAGCGCGCCGCTTTCGTCGGCGACCTTTTTCAGCTTCTTCGCATCGACAAGGTTCGATGTCAGCGGCTTGTCGCAGATGACATGGATGCCGCGCTTCAGAAATTCCTTGGCCGCGTCGTAATGCACATGGTTCGGCGTAACGATCGCCACCGCCTCGATGCCGTTCTTCAGCTTCGCCTCGCGGATCGCCATTTCGCGATAGCTGGAATAGGTTCGCGACGGATCGAGGCCGAGGTCGCGGCCGGACTGCACGGCCTTTTCAGGCGTCGACGACAGCGCCCCGGCGATGAGGTCGTACTGATCGTCGATCCGCGCCGCGATCCGGTGCACCGCGCCGATGAACGCGCCCGCGCCGCCGCCTACCATGCCAAGCCGAATGCGCGGCTCGCGAGTCTGTTCGGATGATGCTTCGATTGCCATTATTGTCCTCCTGAATCTTTCTTCCCTTCTCCCCTCGGGGGTCGAAGGACTGGTCGAGACCTGTCGTTTGACGGTCGGTGGCCCAGAGGGTCGGATGTGGGGGCGGATGAGAGGGCTTCACGACCAACATCGCCTTTCGCTTGCCGCTCAAGGCATTCGTCGCAATCGCTCCTTATCCCCTCATCTGCCCTGACGGGCATCTTCTCCCCGCTGGGGAGAAGGGAAATGAAAAATCAAAGCCCCAACATCCGCCGGTTCGCGGCCTGGTCGGTGCCGCTGCCGGCGAAGTCGTCGAAGGCTTTTTCAGTGACGCGGATAATATGGGCGGCGACGAACTCGGCCCCTTCGCGGGCGCCGTCCTCAGGATGCTTCAGCGCGCACTCCCATTCGACGACGGCCCAGCCGTCGAAATTATTGGCCGTCATCTTCGAGAAGACCGCACCGAAATCGACCTGGCCGTCGCCGAGCGAGCGGAAGCGGCCGGCGCGCTCCACCCAACCCTGATAGCCGCCATAGACGCCCTGGCGCCCGGTCGGATTGAACTCCGCATCCTTGACGTGGAACATCTTGATGCGGTCCTTATAGATGTCGATATTGTCGAGATAATCGAGGCACTGCAGGACATAGTGCGAGGGATCATAGAGCATGTTGGCGCGCGGATGGTTCTTCACCCGCTCCAGGAACATCTCGAAAGTGATGCCGTCATGCAGGTCTTCGCCGGGATGGATCTCGTAGCAGACGTCGATGCCGTTTTCCTCGGCATGATTGAGGATCGGCGTCCAGCGGCGGGCAAGCTCGTCGAAGGCGGTCTCGACCAGACCGGCAGGACGCTGCGGCCAGGGATAGATAAACGGCCAGGCAAGCGCGCCGGAAAAGGTCGCATGCGCCTTGAGACCAAGGTTTTTCGATGCCGTCAGCGCCATCTTGACCTGCTCGACCGCCCATTCCTGGCGGGCCTTGGGATTGCCGCGCACTTCAGGAGCAGCAAATCCGTCGAAGGCTTCGTCATAGGCCGGGTGGACGGCGACGAGCTGGCCCTGCAGATGGGTGGAGAGTTCGGTGATCTCGATGCCGTTTTCGCGGGCCTTGCCGGCGAATTCGTCGCAGTAATCCTTGGAGGTCGCGGCCTTCTTCAAATCGATCAGCTGGCTCGCCCAGCTCGGCACCTGGACGCCTTTGTAGCCGATATCGGCTGCCCACTTGGTGATGGCATCCCATGAGTTGAAAGGCGCGGCATCACCTGCGAACTGGCCAAGGAATAGGCCGGGGCCCTTGATCGTCTTCATGTCAGATTCCTCCCTGAATATCGACCGTAAACGTTTCTGGAAACTTTGTAGCACGCAAATCGGCGAGTGCAAGGCGCCTCTTCGCTTGCTCTGTGAGCTGGCGTGAGCCCGGATGCGATTTGGCTGCGACCTAATCATGATGGGCTTTGACCGGCAAGAGGTACGTGCAGCATATTCGGCTGCATGCCGATGGAAGAATGAAAAGCGCCCATTCTTTCGAATGGGCGCATAGCTCCGATCGCGATCAGAACGGCGAATCGGGGAAGTAATAGTTCTTTGCATTCTCCTTGGTGACGAGCGTCGCATCGAGGATGTAGTTGCCATGAACCGGGACCTGGTCGTAGAGCGCGGCCGCCGTCAGTTCCATCGCCGTGCCGACCATTGCCGGCGGATAGAGAACATCGACCGGAATCAGTTTGTCGCCATCCATCACCTTCTTGACCATGTCCTTGGAGCCGGCGCCGGCAACGACATACTGGATGTCGGTGCGCTTGGCCTGCTCGATCGCCTGCAGAACGCCGACGGCCATATCGTCGTCCTGACACCATACGACGTCGATCTTGGGGTACTTGGTCAGATAGTCCTGCATGACCTTGAAGGCGTCATCGCGGTTCCAGTTGCCGTACTGGCGGTCAAGAACCTTGACCTTGGAGCCGGCAATACCCTTGTCGAAACCGTCCTGACGCTGCTGGTCGATCGGGATCGGCAGGCCGCGGATGACGACGACTTCAGCCTCCGGCGTCTTTTCAGCAATATATTTGCCGGCGACTTCGCCGAGCGCCGGATTGTTGCCGGCGACATAGAGGTCGCGAACGGAGTTGTCGTTGTTCGACGGCGCACGGTCGACAAGCGCGACGAACTTGCCCTTGTCCTTGACCTCCTTGATGGCGTTGACGAGCGGATCCGGATCCGACGGCAGGATGACGAGCGCGTCGATGCCCTGCGTATCGAGGTCCTGCACGGCATTGGCCTGCGTCGCAGCATCCGGCGAGGTTTTGACGATGACGTTCAGGCCCGGATGTTCGGCCATCAGTTTCTTGGCAATACGCTCGGCATGGAACACGACGCCAGAGGTCCAGCCGTGATCGGCGGCCGGAATGGACACACCGATGGTGTAGTTCTTGTCCTGGGCGTAGGCTGCGCCGGCAAAAGCCACCCCCGCAACGGCCAGACCCAACATGAGCTTGCGCATGCTTATTTCCTCCCAAAAATATCAGGGACTTGTCCAATCCGAGCCGGGTGCCCTGTGAAGCCCGACCGATCCGAGAACCGTCTGCCTTATGATTTGCGCACCAGCGACCGCTGCACCAGCATGGCGATGATGATGATCGCCCCCTGGATCGCGCCGATCAGATACTCGCTGATGAAGTTCGAAAGCAGCATGATGTTGCCGACGAGTTCGAGAATGAAGGCGCCGCAAATGGTGCCCCAGACACGGCCGGCGCCACCCTTGAGTGCCGTGCCGCCGACGACGACGGCAGTAATCGCCTGCAACTCCCACAGGATGCCGGTGGTTGCCGAGGTGGAACCGAGACGCGGCACATAGAGCAGCACGGCGATCGCCACGCAGAGGCCCTGGATGACGAAGGCAATGGTGCGCACGCGATTGACCGCGATGCCGGAATAGCGCGCCACGTCGCTGTTCGAGCCGACAGCCACGACATGGCGGCCGTAACGCGTGCGGTAGAGGATAAAGGCCGCGATCGCGGTCACGACGAGGATCACCACGATCGGAACCGGAAGACCGAGGATATTGCCGAAATAGGCCGGCCGGTAGAGCGTCTGGATGTCGCTCGAGCGCAACGTGATCGCGCCACCTTGCGACAGCCAGGTGGTCAGGCCGCGAAAAATGCCCATGGTGCCGAGCGTCGCGATGAAAGGTTCGATTTTGCCGACGGTGGTGATGAGACCATTGGCGAGACCGCAGAGAGCCCCCGCAATCACCGTGAAGACCACAGCCGCTGTCAGCATCAGCACCGGATCGGCAATGACGCCCGAATTGATCAGCAGTATCATCAGGCTGGCGACAAAGGCCACCATCGAGCCAACGGAAAGGTCGAGGTCTCCGGCCGAGATCACGAAGGTCGCGCCGACAGCGATAATGGCGATGAAAGCGCAGCGTGTTGCGACGTTGGCAAGATTGGTGATGCCGATGAAATTCGGATTGACCAGTGCGCCGACAATGAGAAGCAAGGCCAAAGCGGCAAAGGGTGCAACTGCGCGCAGATCGACGTCACGCCAGGACCTGCGCCGGATTTCCCTGGTCTCCTCGTTCACACTCATGTCCAAAACCAACCTCCCGTCCCAGACTGCCTGGGCATGTTATCTGTTGTCCGCGTCGGCAAAGTCCCGCCCGCTCAGGTCCTTGTTTTACGCATGTCATGGTCCCGAGACCGCGGCACGCTGTTGGGCCCCATGCATCAGGCCGCCGCCTTCTTTTTGAGCCCGGCGGCGTAGCGCATGATCTCCTGCTCGGAAATCTCGTCGCCCTCGAGCACGCCGACGATATGTCCCTCGCGCATCACCACGACCCGCGTGCACAGGCCGATGACCTCGGGCATCTCCGAGGAAACCACGATGATCGACCGGCCGTCGCGGGCCAGTGCCGAGATGAAATGATAGATCTGCTGCTTGGTGCCGACGTCGATGCCGCGCGTCGGCTCGTCGATGATGATGATGTCCGGCTCGGTCTCCATGACCTTCGCCAAGAGCAGCTTCTGCTGGTTCCCGCCAGACATGCGGCCGGCAATGATATTGCCGTCGCGAACCCTGATGTCGAAGCGACGCTTGGCCTTCGCCAGCGCGGCCGCTTCACTGCCGGGGCTGAGATAACCGTGGCGAGAATGCCTTCCGAGCGATTGCAGCGTCAGATTGGTCATCATGCCGGAGCGCAGCAGCAAGCCCTTCGACTTGCGGTCCTTGGTCATGTAGGCAAGCCCGCAGCGATTGGCCGCATGCACATCGCCGGAGGGAATGTTTTGGCCCTTGATGACCACTTCACCCTCGAGGCGGCTTCGCAGGCCGGCGATCGCCTCCATCAATTCGGTGCGGCCGGAGCCGATCATCCCGGAGAAGCCGATAATCTCGCCCTTGCGCACCTCAAAGCTCGCATCCCTGACATAACCAGTCGACACCGAGGAAACGCTCAAGACGACCTCCTCGTCGACATCGGGCTCGACTTTGGCGGGATAGAGGCTGGAAAGTTCCCGGCCAACCATCAACTGCGCGATCGATTCCCCGTCGAGAATTGATGTCGGCGACGTCTTGATCCATTGGCCGTCGCGCAGCACCGTCACCCGATCGGTCAGCTCCATCACCTCGTCGAGCTTATGGGAAACGAAGACGAAGCTGGTGCCCTGGTCGCGCAGCTTGCGGACCTGCTTGAAGAGCATATTGGTCTCTTCCCGCGACAGGACGGCCGTCGGCTCGTCCATGAAAACGACGCGCGCATCGCGGCTGATTGCCTTGGCGATCTCGACCATCTGCTTGTCAGCGATGGAAAGCGTGCTGATCAACGCATTCTCGTCGACATGCGAACCGAGCACGTCGAGCACCTTGCGCGTCTGGGCGCGCATGTATTTGCGATCGAGCACACCGAAACGCGTCACCTCACGCCCGAGAAAAAGGCTCTCCGTCACGGTCAGGTGGTCGGCGAGATTGAATTCCTGGTGAATGATGACGATGCCGAGTGCTTCCGCCGCGCCATTGGGCGGCAGCACGACAGGCTTGCCGTCAAGCAGGATTTC
Encoded here:
- a CDS encoding Gfo/Idh/MocA family protein, producing MAIEASSEQTREPRIRLGMVGGGAGAFIGAVHRIAARIDDQYDLIAGALSSTPEKAVQSGRDLGLDPSRTYSSYREMAIREAKLKNGIEAVAIVTPNHVHYDAAKEFLKRGIHVICDKPLTSNLVDAKKLKKVADESGALFVLTHNYTGYPMVRQAREMIANGELGDIRVVQAEYPQDWLTEAVEQTGQKQAAWRTDPAQSGVGGSTGDIGTHAYNLASFISGLELDSLAADLDSFVPGRRLDDNAHVMLRFKAKGSEKPAKGMLWCSQVAPGHENGLMVRIYGSRGGLEWTQKDPNYLWYTPFGEPKRLITRGGAGAGAAAGRVTRVPSGHPEGYLEAFATIYTEAAHAINARKKGTAVDKGVVYPTVDDGVKGVAFVEACVASSRKNGAWVKL
- a CDS encoding sugar phosphate isomerase/epimerase family protein — its product is MKTIKGPGLFLGQFAGDAAPFNSWDAITKWAADIGYKGVQVPSWASQLIDLKKAATSKDYCDEFAGKARENGIEITELSTHLQGQLVAVHPAYDEAFDGFAAPEVRGNPKARQEWAVEQVKMALTASKNLGLKAHATFSGALAWPFIYPWPQRPAGLVETAFDELARRWTPILNHAEENGIDVCYEIHPGEDLHDGITFEMFLERVKNHPRANMLYDPSHYVLQCLDYLDNIDIYKDRIKMFHVKDAEFNPTGRQGVYGGYQGWVERAGRFRSLGDGQVDFGAVFSKMTANNFDGWAVVEWECALKHPEDGAREGAEFVAAHIIRVTEKAFDDFAGSGTDQAANRRMLGL
- a CDS encoding substrate-binding domain-containing protein, giving the protein MRKLMLGLAVAGVAFAGAAYAQDKNYTIGVSIPAADHGWTSGVVFHAERIAKKLMAEHPGLNVIVKTSPDAATQANAVQDLDTQGIDALVILPSDPDPLVNAIKEVKDKGKFVALVDRAPSNNDNSVRDLYVAGNNPALGEVAGKYIAEKTPEAEVVVIRGLPIPIDQQRQDGFDKGIAGSKVKVLDRQYGNWNRDDAFKVMQDYLTKYPKIDVVWCQDDDMAVGVLQAIEQAKRTDIQYVVAGAGSKDMVKKVMDGDKLIPVDVLYPPAMVGTAMELTAAALYDQVPVHGNYILDATLVTKENAKNYYFPDSPF
- a CDS encoding ABC transporter permease gives rise to the protein MSVNEETREIRRRSWRDVDLRAVAPFAALALLLIVGALVNPNFIGITNLANVATRCAFIAIIAVGATFVISAGDLDLSVGSMVAFVASLMILLINSGVIADPVLMLTAAVVFTVIAGALCGLANGLITTVGKIEPFIATLGTMGIFRGLTTWLSQGGAITLRSSDIQTLYRPAYFGNILGLPVPIVVILVVTAIAAFILYRTRYGRHVVAVGSNSDVARYSGIAVNRVRTIAFVIQGLCVAIAVLLYVPRLGSTSATTGILWELQAITAVVVGGTALKGGAGRVWGTICGAFILELVGNIMLLSNFISEYLIGAIQGAIIIIAMLVQRSLVRKS
- a CDS encoding putative bifunctional diguanylate cyclase/phosphodiesterase, whose protein sequence is MQILGKSQGKRSGIGRHITVTVVLFSFAVIVAVATIMVLTAIERVAENANVLDDQRSRETTIGALKTFEDQLGATLDDYAAWDDAAANVYAPDGMAWTVSNYGEMSVNSSLFDMAVVIDDAKNSIIAYRDGKPMEEALTDFFAPSLWKLLDTVKAAGPADIPQAVGFVSTKRGIAAAGVALVRQKSGALDVPAGLHRYLIFARHLDDERVSALGQTYVIGGLRLAPATFKADYLVPIVDPMGATLGKLVWTSRSPGNVAYAQVRPMVIEALGLVGMFFVVLLAIGWFAGRRLKAEENMAREEALRDRLSGLSNRDGLGLAVDRFVAEARQSKRNVLLLYLDLDGFKEVNDSYGHGTGDQLIRAVAAGLKVLIPQGAVLARIGGDEFAIAFLSDGENAAALQLSEQILDFLVDPLEIGRRVVVVGASIGIAMSPAGTIEREELVRRSDLAMYKAKEAGRARMTLYDPSMDADREQRNALELDLRNAIESGDLTLAYQPLVDATTQALTGVEALVRWNRPGHGPVSPEVFIPIAETSGLIESLGLFVLRKACETAKQWPELNVSVNVSPGQFRNPAFTDYVRYVLKQTEIEASRITLEITEGYMIQNPQRTRQSIERLKGLGVKVALDDFGSGFSSIGYLRQFGFDRIKIDRSLVMGVNEDKRQREMLQATVALARSLDIPVTAEGIETEGQAVAMRLFGCDCLQGYLFGKPMVAERITDMLNELRAAEPSSLRRLGAA
- a CDS encoding sugar ABC transporter ATP-binding protein; this translates as MTVEIADTAPVVLSARRICKSFSGVQVLFSVNFDLRAGEIHALMGENGAGKSTLVKVLSGFEQPSSGEILLDGKPVVLPPNGAAEALGIVIIHQEFNLADHLTVTESLFLGREVTRFGVLDRKYMRAQTRKVLDVLGSHVDENALISTLSIADKQMVEIAKAISRDARVVFMDEPTAVLSREETNMLFKQVRKLRDQGTSFVFVSHKLDEVMELTDRVTVLRDGQWIKTSPTSILDGESIAQLMVGRELSSLYPAKVEPDVDEEVVLSVSSVSTGYVRDASFEVRKGEIIGFSGMIGSGRTELMEAIAGLRSRLEGEVVIKGQNIPSGDVHAANRCGLAYMTKDRKSKGLLLRSGMMTNLTLQSLGRHSRHGYLSPGSEAAALAKAKRRFDIRVRDGNIIAGRMSGGNQQKLLLAKVMETEPDIIIIDEPTRGIDVGTKQQIYHFISALARDGRSIIVVSSEMPEVIGLCTRVVVMREGHIVGVLEGDEISEQEIMRYAAGLKKKAAA
- a CDS encoding oxygen-dependent tRNA uridine(34) hydroxylase TrhO, which codes for MTDSLTHTGPFLVAALYHFVSVPRFASMQAPLQALCEENGVKGTLLLAHEGINGTIAGPDSGIGTVLAFLRAQPEFASLEHKESRASKMPFLRLKVKLKKEIVTMGVEDIDPNKVVGTYVAPQDWNALISDPDTIVIDTRNDYETAIGTFRGALDPKTKTFREFPDWVRQNTGLHNKPKIAMYCTGGIRCEKATAFMKAEGFDEVYHLKGGILKYLEDVPQEESLWDGACFVFDERVSVEHGLKEGEHKLCHACRNPITAEEITSPLYEEGVSCSHCYHARTEEDRLRYRQRQHQIALARKRGQRHIGS
- a CDS encoding GH1 family beta-glucosidase, producing MIDAKTLADRFPGDFTFGVATAAFQIEGASKADGRKPSIWDAFCNMPGRVHNRDNGDVACDHYNRLEQDLDLIKEMGVEAYRFSIAWPRIVPDGTGPVNEAGLDFYDRLVDGCKARGIKTFATLYHWDLPLLLAGDGGWTARSTAYAYQRYAKTVMNRLGDRLDAVATFNEPWCIVWLSHLYGFHAPGERNMQAALHAMHYMNLAHGLGVEAIRSESPTVPVGLVLNAASIIPGSSSPADLAAAERAHQFHNGAFFDPVFKGEYPKAFVEALGDRMPVIEDGDLKLISQKLDWWGLNYYTPERVADDTDRRSDFPWTVKARPASDVKTDIGWEIYAPGLRLLAEDLYRRYDLPECYITENGACDNTAVADGEVDDTMRLDYLGDHLDVVAGLIKDGYPMRGYFAWSLMDNFEWAEGYRMRFGLVHVDYETQLRTVKKSGKWYRDLAAQFPKGNHRPGEI